The Chloroflexota bacterium genome segment GCGCGCGCTGGCTCGTGGGCCTGGCGCTGCAGCGCGTGGCCGCGTCTCACACCACCGAAGTCACGACTTCGGTCGTCGATCTCAAGAACGACGACATGAAGGGACGGATTATCGGACGCGAGGGCCGTAACATTCGCGCCCTGGAAGCGGCCACCGGGGTCGACGTGATCATCGACGACACGCCCGAAACCGTGGTGCTCTCCGCCTTCGACCCGGTGCGGCGCGAGGTGGCTCGCGTGGCGCTGCGGCGGCTGACCGAGGATGGCCGCATCCACCCGGCGCGCATCGAGGAAGCCGTGGCCAAGGCCCAGTCCGAAGTCACGGAAATCATCGCCCAGGAAGGCGAACGGGCCGCGTTCGACGCCAAGATCACCGGGCTGCCGCCCGAGATCCTGCGCTACATGGGGCGCCTGCGCTTCCGCCACAGCTACGGACAGAACGTGCTGAGCCACTCCGTGGAGGTGGCGCTGCTCGCGGCGACCATGACGAGCGAGGTTGGCGGCGACGTCGAGTTGGCACGCACGGCCGGATTCGTGCACGACATCGGCAAGGGCATCGACCACGAGGTGGACGGCCCGCACGCGCTGATCGGCGGCGAGCTGCTGCGCCGCCACGGGGTGAGTGAGGACGTGGCGCACGCCGCGGAGGCCCACCACTTCGAGGTCGAGTTGCGCAGCTTCGAGGCCTTCGCCGTGGCGGCGGCGGACGCGATCTCGGGCTCACGCCCCGGAGCGCGCCGCGAGACGGTGACGCGCTATCTCCAACGCCTGGAGAAGCTGGAGGAGATCGCGCGCTCGTTCGACGGCGTCAAGTCCTGCTATGCCATCCAGGCCGGGCGCGAATTGCGCGTGATGGTGCAACCCAGCTCGGTCGACGAGTTGGGCGTGCACCGCCTGACGCGGGAGATCGCCGACCGCATCCAGGAGTCGCTGGAGTACCCCGGACAGATCAAGATCACGGCCATCCGAGAAACGCGCGCGGTCGAGTACGCGAAGTAGCGGCCGCTGGATTCCCGCCTCCGCGGGAACGACGGACGGGTGTGGGAGTGACGGGGGGACCACACCTGCCGTCCGGAGCTCTTTGACAGCCCGGTCGTCACCGCGCTAGAGTCTACCGAAAGAAAAACTTTTCTTTATGTATTGTGCCTCCAACAACTCCGCCGGACGACTGGGACATCCTGGGCATGCGCTCGTATGCCCGGGCGCTCGGGTCGGGCACCCGCCTGCGGATCCTGCAGCGGCTGGCCGAGAACCCGGACCAAGGGGTGGCGGAGCTGTCCGAGGTGGTGGGCCACAGTCCCCCGCTCGTGTCGTGGCATGTGCGACGGCTGCGCCAGGTCGGCCTGGTGCGGGCACGTCGTGAGGGGCGCCTGGTGAAGTACTCGCTGGTGGCCGATCAGCTGGAGGCCCAACATCAAGAACTGACGACCTATTTGGAGCATTTGGTCACCGTGCAAAAGGCACACACCGCGGATCGCCCGGATTCGGGCACCGCACGTTCGTAAGGGAGTCACCATGTCCACGGTTCGCGTCGGAATCATTGGCGTCGGAAACTGCGCCTCGTCGTTGGTGCAGGGGGTCGCGCACTATCGCAACGCCCCTGCCGATGAGTTCATCCCCGGGCTCATGCACACCGTGCTCGGCCCGTATCACGTTGGCGACATCGAGTTTTCGGCGGCCATCGACGTCGACCGCAACAAGGTCGGTACCGACCTGAGCGAGGCGATCTTCGCCGAGCCGAACAACACCGTGAAGTTCTCCGACGTCTCGCACCAGGACGTGCCGGTGGCGCGGGGCATGACCCACGACGGCATTGGCCGCTACATGGCGGACACGGTCGTCAAGGCCGACGGCTCCACCGACGACATCGTCGAGCTGCTGCAGGACACCCACACCGACGTGGTGATCAACTACCTGCCGGTGGGCAGCGAGGAAGCCACCAAGTGGTACGTGGAACAGGTGCTGCAGGCCGGCTGCGCCATGGTGAACTGCATGCCGGTGTTCATCGCGCGCGAGGACTACTGGCAGCAGCGCTTCGAGCGGGCGCAGGTGCCCATCATCGGCGACGACATCAAGTCGCAGGTGGGGGCCACGATCGTGCACCGGGTCCTCACCCGGCTGTTCCGGGACCGCGGCGTCAACCTCGAGCGCACCTATCAGCTGAACGTGGGCGGCAACTCCGACTTCAAGAACATGCTGGAGCGCGAGCGGCTGGAGTCGAAGAAAGTCTCCAAGACCAACGCCGTGACGAGTCAGCTGGAGTACGACATCGGGCCGGGCAACGTCCACATCGGCCCGAGCGACTACGTCGAATGGCTCGGCGACCGCAAGTGGGCCTTCATCCGCCTGGAGGGTCAGTCCTTCGGCGGACAACCGCTCAACCTGGAGCTGAAGCTCGAGGTCTGGGATTCACCCAACTCGGCGGGCATCGTGATCGACGCCGTGCGCTGCTGCAAGATCGCCATGACGCGCGGGGTCTCCGGGGCACTCGAAGGTCCGTCGGCGTACCTCATGAAGTCTCCGCCCATTCAATACACCGATGCCGAAGCCCACGACATGATGGAGGAGTTCATTGCGTCGGCCACGGTGGCGGCGGCCGGATCGGCGGCCGATCCCGCGTAGATGATCGCCCTGTTCGAGTTCGGCTCGCATCTGGTTGGCTGGATACCGCGACCGATCTCGACGGCGGTCGCGCGCGTGGTGGGCACGCTGGTCTTCCTGCTCGTGCCGCGCGTGCGCCGCAACACGATTGCCAACATGTCGGTGGTGCTCGACCTGCCGCCGTCCGACCCGCGCGTGCGAGACCTCGCCCGGCGGTCCGTGGTGGCATTTGTCGACCATGTGGTCGACTTCCTGCGCAGCTTCCGGCTGTCGAAAGCGGACTTGATCAGCCGGACGGTGCGCATCGAGGGCTTCGAGCATTTCAAGGCGTTCCACGAGCAGCGCAAGGGCGGCATCATGATCACGGCCCATTTCGGAAACTGGGAGTGGTGCGGCGGGCTGGTCTCGCTGGACCACCCGACGCACGTGGTCGCCGAGACCATGCGCAGCCGCGCCGTGACCGGCATGCTGGACCACGTGCGGGCCAAGCTCGACCTCCAGAGCATCCAACTCGGGAACGCCGCGCGGGAGATCTTGCGGGCGCTGCGCCGCGGCGACTACGTCGCCCTGCTAGCCGACCGGCCCACTCCCGGACGAGGCGTTCAGGTGGAGTTCTTCGGGCGCGAGACGTGGGTGCCGCCAGGGTCCGCCGCGCTGGCACAGCGCGCCGGCAGTCCGCTTATGGTCGGCGGCATGACGCGCAACGG includes the following:
- the rny gene encoding ribonuclease Y → MAAPLIAIIAGVAMLALGLVAGYFYQVWLSGSRMRALAQRVEEELKAAEAQQRALIETTTRNARQAWEAGERELADRRREMQRHEQRAQQRDERLEARAGALEERERASLAREAEHDAARRQLEADAQAQEAARQEHLAALERAASLTREEAREELVRSIEQEVTADAEQMVRQVEADAKERAEARARWLVGLALQRVAASHTTEVTTSVVDLKNDDMKGRIIGREGRNIRALEAATGVDVIIDDTPETVVLSAFDPVRREVARVALRRLTEDGRIHPARIEEAVAKAQSEVTEIIAQEGERAAFDAKITGLPPEILRYMGRLRFRHSYGQNVLSHSVEVALLAATMTSEVGGDVELARTAGFVHDIGKGIDHEVDGPHALIGGELLRRHGVSEDVAHAAEAHHFEVELRSFEAFAVAAADAISGSRPGARRETVTRYLQRLEKLEEIARSFDGVKSCYAIQAGRELRVMVQPSSVDELGVHRLTREIADRIQESLEYPGQIKITAIRETRAVEYAK
- a CDS encoding metalloregulator ArsR/SmtB family transcription factor, with product MPPTTPPDDWDILGMRSYARALGSGTRLRILQRLAENPDQGVAELSEVVGHSPPLVSWHVRRLRQVGLVRARREGRLVKYSLVADQLEAQHQELTTYLEHLVTVQKAHTADRPDSGTARS
- a CDS encoding inositol-3-phosphate synthase — protein: MSTVRVGIIGVGNCASSLVQGVAHYRNAPADEFIPGLMHTVLGPYHVGDIEFSAAIDVDRNKVGTDLSEAIFAEPNNTVKFSDVSHQDVPVARGMTHDGIGRYMADTVVKADGSTDDIVELLQDTHTDVVINYLPVGSEEATKWYVEQVLQAGCAMVNCMPVFIAREDYWQQRFERAQVPIIGDDIKSQVGATIVHRVLTRLFRDRGVNLERTYQLNVGGNSDFKNMLERERLESKKVSKTNAVTSQLEYDIGPGNVHIGPSDYVEWLGDRKWAFIRLEGQSFGGQPLNLELKLEVWDSPNSAGIVIDAVRCCKIAMTRGVSGALEGPSAYLMKSPPIQYTDAEAHDMMEEFIASATVAAAGSAADPA
- a CDS encoding lysophospholipid acyltransferase family protein, with the translated sequence MIALFEFGSHLVGWIPRPISTAVARVVGTLVFLLVPRVRRNTIANMSVVLDLPPSDPRVRDLARRSVVAFVDHVVDFLRSFRLSKADLISRTVRIEGFEHFKAFHEQRKGGIMITAHFGNWEWCGGLVSLDHPTHVVAETMRSRAVTGMLDHVRAKLDLQSIQLGNAAREILRALRRGDYVALLADRPTPGRGVQVEFFGRETWVPPGSAALAQRAGSPLMVGGMTRNGDGTYTAHAMPPIFWDRSMPRDEAVQHGMQQVMWDLEALIRKAPEQWYMFRSMWEAAG